The Glycine soja cultivar W05 chromosome 8, ASM419377v2, whole genome shotgun sequence genome has a window encoding:
- the LOC114422305 gene encoding transmembrane 9 superfamily member 7-like, with the protein MKKKMMASTAISLVFAALFLFSSVHSFYLPGVAPRDFQIGDPLFVKVNKLSSTKTQLPYDYYFLKYCKPKTILNNAENLGEVLRGDRIENSVYTFHMRKEQSCTVVCHETLDAESAKSFKEKIDDEYRVNMILDNLPVAVRRQRRDGGQSTTYEHGFRVGFKGNYQGSKEEKYFINNHLSFRVMYHKDPETGSARIVGFEVTPNSINHEYKEWNDKNPQVTTCNKDTKNLMQGSTVPQEVDTSKDIVFTYDVSFTESDIKWASRWDTYLLMNDDQIHWFSIINSLMIVLFLSGMVAMIMMRTLFRDIANYNQLETQDEAQEETGWKLVHGDVFRPPINSNLLCVYVGTGVQIFAMTLVTMIFALLGFLSPSNRGGLMTAMVLLWVFMGLFAGYSSARLYKMFKGTEWKRNTLKTAFMFPGILFAVFFVLNALIWGEQSSGAVPFGTMFALVCLWFGISVPLVFVGSYLGFKKPAIEDPVKTNKIPRQVPEQAWYMKSVFSILIGGILPFGAVFIELFFILTSIWLNQFYYIFGFLFIVFVILLITCAEITIVLCYFQLCSEDYNWWWRSYLTAGSSALYLFLYSIFYFFTKLEISKLVSGILYFGYMIIVSYAFFVLTGTIGFYACFWFVRKIYSSVKID; encoded by the exons GGTGACCCCCTCTTTGTCAAAGTGAACAAGTTATCATCTACCAAGACTCAACTTCCATATGACTACTACTTCTTGAAGTATTGCAAACCCAAAACGATATTGAACAATGCAGAAAATTTGGGAGAGGTTCTTAGAGGTGATCGTATTGAGAATTCAGTATATACA tTTCATATGAGGAAGGAACAGTCATGTACTGTTGTTTGTCATGAAACATTGGATGCTGAATCTGCAAagagttttaaagaaaaaattgatgatGAATATCGAGTGAACAT GATTTTGGATAACCTTCCAGTTGCTGTTCGTAGACAAAGGAGGGATGGAGGTCAATCAACAACATATGAACATGGTTTTCGTGTTGGGTTCAAAGGAAACTATCAAGGG AGCAAGGAGGAgaagtattttattaataaccaCTTGAGTTTCAGAGTCATGTATCACAAGGATCCTGAAACTGGTTCTGCTCGTATTGTTGGATTTGAGGTCACCCCAAACAG TATAAATCATGAATACAAGGAGTGGAATGACAAGAATCCACAGGTAACAACATGCAATAAAGATACCAAGAATTTGATGCAAGGTAGTACTGTCCCACAAGAAGTTGATACAAGCAAGGATATTGTATTCACATATGATGTTTCCTTCACG GAAAGTGATATCAAATGGGCATCACGGTGGGACACATATCTTTTAATGAATGATGATCAGATCCACTGGTTCTCCATCATTAACTCTCTGATGATTGTTCTTTTCCTGTCTGGAATGGTGGCAATGATCATGATGAGAACTCTTTTCAGAGACATTGCCAATTATAATCAGCTAGAAACCCAAGATGAGGCCCAAGAAGAAACAGGGTGGAAACTTGTTCATGGAGATGTTTTTAGGCCaccaatcaattcaaatttgcttTGTGTTTATGTTGGTACTGGTGTTCAGATCTTTGCAATGACACTTGTGACAATGATATTTGCTTTGCTAGGGTTTTTGTCTCCATCTAATCGGGGAGGTCTAATGACTGCAATGGTTCTGTTGTGGGTTTTTATGGGCTTATTTGCTGGCTACTCCTCAGCACGTTTGTACAAGATGTTCAAGGGCACAGAATGGAAAAGGAACACCTTGAAAACTGCATTTATGTTCCCGGGCATTCTTTTTGCTGTCTTCTTTGTGCTGAATGCTTTAATCTGGGGGGAGCAGTCCTCCGGGGCCGTCCCTTTTGGAACAATGTTTGCTCTAGTCTGCTTATGGTTTGGTATATCAGTACCCCTGGTCTTTGTGGGCAGTTACTTGGGCTTTAAAAAGCCGGCAATTGAAGACCCAGTGAAGACTAATAAAATTCCTAGGCAGGTACCTGAGCAGGCATGGTATATGAAATCCGTCTTCTCAATTCTTATTGGAGGCATTCTTCCATTTGGTGCAGTGTTCATCGAGCTCTTCTTTATCCTGACATCAATATGGCTGAACCAGTTCTATTACATCTTCGGCTTTCTTTTCATAGTGTTTGTGATCCTATTAATCACCTGTGCCGAGATTACCATTGTGCTTTGCTACTTCCAATTGTGCAGTGAGGATTACAATTGGTGGTGGAGATCTTACCTCACTGCTGGGTCCTCTGCGCTGTACCTTTTCCTCTACTCAATTTTCTACTTCTTTACCAAGTTGGAGATTTCAAAGCTGGTCTCGGGCATCCTTTACTTTGGATACATGATAATTGTTTCATATGCCTTCTTTGTGTTGACGGGAACTATCGGCTTCTATGCATGCTTCTGGTTTGTTCGCAAGATCTACTCGTCGGTGAAGATTGACTGA
- the LOC114422304 gene encoding beta-galactosidase 1-like: MSFNKLKVWNVPLLLVVFACSLLGQASASVSYDHKAIIINGQRRILLSGSIHYPRSTPEMWPDLIQKAKEGGLDVIQTYVFWNGHEPSPGKYYFGGNYDLVRFIKLVQQAGLYVNLRIGPYVCAEWNFGGFPVWLKYIPGISFRTDNGPFKFQMEKFTKKIVDMMKAERLFESQGGPIILSQIENEYGPMEYEIGAPGRSYTQWAAHMAVGLGTGVPWIMCKQDDAPDPIINTCNGFYCDYFSPNKAYKPKMWTEAWTGWFTEFGGAVPHRPAEDLAFSIARFIQKGGSFVNYYMYHGGTNFGRTAGGPFIATSYDYDAPLDEYGLARQPKWGHLKDLHRAIKLCEPALVSGDSTVQRLGNYEEAHVFRSKSGACAAFLANYNPQSYATVAFGNQHYNLPPWSISILPNCKHTVYNTARVGSQSTTMKMTRVPIHGGLSWKAFNEETTTTDDSSFTVTGLLEQINATRDLSDYLWYSTDVVINSNEGFLRNGKNPVLTVLSAGHALHVFINNQLSGTAYGSLEAPKLTFSESVRLRAGVNKISLLSVAVGLPNVGPHFERWNAGVLGPITLSGLNEGRRDLTWQKWSYKVGLKGEALNLHSLSGSSSVEWLQGFLVSRRQPLTWYKTTFDAPAGVAPLALDMGSMGKGQVWINGQSLGRYWPAYKASGSCGYCNYAGTYNEKKCGSNCGEASQRWYHVPHSWLKPSGNLLVVFEELGGDPNGIFLVRRDIDSVCADIYEWQPNLVSYEMQASGKVRSPVRPKAHLSCGPGQKISSIKFASFGTPVGSCGSYREGSCHAHKSYDAFLKNCVGQSWCTVTVSPEIFGGDPCPRVMKKLSVEAICT; this comes from the exons ATGAGCTTCAACAAGCTCAAAGTGTGGAATGTGCCACTACTCTTGGTGGTGTTTGCATGTTCACTGCTTGGTCAAGCTTCAGCTTCTGTGTCCTATGACCATAAGGCTATCATCATCAATGGACAGAGAAGGATACTTCTTTCTGGCTCCATTCACTACCCCAGAAGCACCCCTGAG ATGTGGCCAGATCTTATTCAGAAGGCAAAGGAAGGAGGTTTGGATGTCATTCAAACTTATGTTTTCTGGAATGGACATGAACCTTCACCTGGCAAA TATTATTTTGGAGGAAACTATGATCTGGTGAGGTTCATAAAGCTAGTGCAGCAAGCAGGCCTCTATGTTAACCTCAGAATTGGTCCTTATGTTTGTGCTGAATGGAACTTCGG AGGATTCCCTGTTTGGCTCAAGTACATTCCAGGTATCAGCTTCAGAACAGACAATGGACCATTTAAG TTTCAAATGGAAAAGTTTACCAAGAAGATTGTGGATATGATGAAAGCAGAAAGGTTATTTGAGTCTCAGGGCGGTCCAATAATTCTGTCCCAG ATTGAAAATGAATACGGACCTATGGAGTATGAAATTGGTGCTCCTGGTAGATCCTACACTCAATGGGCAGCACATATGGCTGTAGGACTTGGCACCGGGGTTCCATGGATCATGTGCAAGCAAGATGATGCTCCTGATCCTATT ATTAACACTTGCAATGGCTTCTATTGTGATTATTTCTCTCCAAATAAGGCTTACAAACCAAAGATGTGGACAGAGGCTTGGACTGGCtg GTTTACTGAGTTTGGAGGTGCAGTTCCTCACAGACCTGCTGAGGACTTGGCATTTTCAATTGCAAGGTTTATACAGAAAGGGGGATCATTTGTCAATTATTATATG tatCATGGCGGAACAAATTTTGGTCGAACTGCTGGTGGCCCCTTTATTGCTACGAGCTATGATTACGATGCGCCCCTTGATGAATATG GATTGGCCAGACAGCCAAAGTGGGGTCATCTGAAGGATTTACATAGAGCAATAAAACTCTGTGAACCTGCTTTAGTATCTGGAGATTCTACTGTACAACGGCTTGGAAACTATGAAGAG GCTCATGTTTTTAGATCCAAGTCTGGAGCTTGTGCTGCATTCCTTGCGAACTATAACCCACAATCTTATGCAACAGTGGCATTTGGAAATCAGCATTACAACTTGCCTCCTTGGTCTATAAGCATTCTTCCTAACTGCAAGCACACTGTTTATAACACTGCAAGG GTTGGTTCTCAGAGCACAACAATGAAGATGACTCGTGTTCCTATTCATGGAGGACTATCTTGGAAAGCGTTTAATGAAGAAACAACCACTACTGATGATAGTTCGTTCACTGTGACTGGCTTGTTGGAGCAGATAAATGCAACCAGAGATTTATCTGATTACTTGTGGTACTCCACAGA TGTTGTGATCAATTCCAATGAAGGATTTTTGAGGAATGGAAAGAATCCTGTTCTTACAGTTTTGTCTGCTGGGCATGCTTTGCATGTTTTTATCAACAATCAGCTGTCAG GAACTGCATATGGAAGCTTAGAGGCCCCCAAACTAACCTTTAGCGAAAGTGTGAGGCTCAGAGCTGGTGTTAACAAAATCTCTCTTCTAAGTGTTGCAGTTGGGCTTCCG AATGTTGGTCCACATTTTGAAAGATGGAATGCTGGTGTTCTAGGCCCAATTACATTAAGTGGTCTCAATGAGGGTAGGAGGGACTTAACTTGGCAGAAGTGGTCATACAAG GTTGGTCTTAAAGGTGAAGCCTTGAATCTTCATTCTCTTAGTGGAAGTTCCTCTGTTGAGTGGCTTCAGGGGTTTTTAGTTTCCAGAAGACAGCCATTGACTTGGTACAAA ACTACCTTTGATGCCCCAGCTGGAGTTGCACCGTTGGCTTTAGACATGGGCAGCATGGGCAAAGGTCAAGTGTGGATAAATGGGCAAAGCCTAGGCCGCTACTGGCCTGCTTACAAAGCATCCGGTTCTTGTGGTTACTGTAACTATGCTGGAACTTACAATGAGAAGAAATGTGGAAGTAACTGTGGCGAGGCTTCTCAACGATG GTATCATGTTCCTCACTCATGGCTGAAGCCAAGTGGAAATTTATTGGTTGTGTTTGAGGAATTGGGTGGGGATCCGAACGGGATCTTTTTGGTTAGAAGGGATATAGATAGTGTATGTGCTGACATCTATGAGTGGCAGCCAAATCTTGTAAGTTATGAGATGCAAGCTTCTGGCAAAGTCAGAAGTCCTGTGAGACCAAAAGCACATTTGTCATGTGGACCTGgacaaaaaatatcatcaatCAAGTTTGCTAGCTTTGGCACTCCAGTAGGGTCTTGTGGAAGCTACCGCGAAGGAAGTTGTCATGCTCACAAGTCATATGATGCTTTCCTAAAg AATTGTGTTGGCCAGAGCTGGTGCACAGTGACAGTGTCTCCTGAAATTTTTGGAGGAGATCCTTGTCCAAGAGTCATGAAGAAACTCTCTGTGGAGGCCATTTGCACCTGA